The genomic region CACTCGCTCAACTGTCGCTCCAGTATCGTCGACGTTCCCCCAACTTCACCTCGCTTattttgctgctgctgctgccgctgctgcaccggcgccgccatgtctTTCATCACGGTCGCTGCGGCCACGCTGCCCAGCGTGCCTCTGGACTTTCAGGGCAACCGCGACCGTATCATTGAGTCGATTCGCCTCGCCAAAGCAAAGGGCGCAACCTTGCGCACCGGTCCCGAGGTTCCATCTCCCGCCCATCGAGTCGATAGAGGAACATTGCTAAGGATCCGTCTCCATGTAGCTTGAAATCCCCGGCTATTCCTGTCTCGATCACCATCTCGGTTAGTTTCTTCTCACCACCTCTCCTCCCCATCATCACAAAAGCATCATGCGTACTCACGTCCTTCACTCACACGTCTCACCCACGCTGCAGAGGGAGACACCGTCATCCACTCCTGGGAagtcctcgccgacatcatCAGCGATGAGGCCTGTAAGGGGATGctcatcgacgtcggcatgggttgccgccaccgcaaCATCCTCTACAACTGTCGCGTCCTCTGCACCTACAAGCGCATCCTCTTCATCCGCCCCAAGATGTCCCTCGCCAACGACGGCCTGTATCGCGAGACACGCCACTTCACTGCCTGGCCCAAGAAGATGCAGACGGAGACTTACTACCTCGAGAGCGTCATTGGCAACATTACCGGCCAACGCAGCGTGCCCATTGGAGATGCCATCCTCTCTACCCTCGACACCGCCATTGGGTGTGAGACCTGCGAGGAGATGTTCACTCCCAGCAACCCTTCCACATACATGTCTCTCAATGGTTGCGAGATCATCCTGAACAGCAGTGCATCCCACGCTGAGCTTCGCAAGCTGAAAACCCGCATCGACCTCATCGCCaactcgacgaggaagacgggcggctgctACGTCTATGCAAACGCCATTGGCGTCGACGGAGAGGCGCGCATGATGTTCGACGGCTCCTCCATGGTCCTTCTCAACGGCAAGGTCATGGAGCAGGGACCGCAGTTCTCTCTTCAGCCCGTCCACGTTCTTACAGCCACTATTGACATTGAGGAGATCCGCAGCTTTCGCTGCAGCATCTCGCGAAACGTCCaaggcgccgcgcagcctgACTACCCACGTGTAGAGCTTGACATGCGCCTCTCTCGGCCGGCCGATCAAGTCTTTCTCTCCGATACCATTCAAATCTCGCGCCCCATTGAGCCTCGCATTCTCGACCCCATGGCTGAGATTTGGCTGAGTACGGCCGTCTATCTTTGGCAGTACTTGACGCGGACAAACTCTGCGGGCTTCTTTCTGAGTCTTTCCGGTGGACTCGACAGCTCCACCGTCGCACTCTTCGTCCACGGCATGGCAAGGCTCGTCATATCATCGATAGAAGCGGGCGAAGAGACGACACTGGCTGACCTCAGACGGGTTACTGGAGTCAAAGACCTGACGCCCAAGTCGCCGGATGAGATCGTCAACCGCCTGCTCACAACATGTTATACGGGCACTGTCAACTCATCTGAGGAGACTCAGTCGCGTGCCCGGCGCTTAGCCGAGAAGCTTGGGGCGTGGCATCTGGACATTCCCATCGACCCAGCCATCGAAGCGCACAAGTCGCTCGTTAAGACGGCGTTGAACTTCACGCCGAGTTATAGTGTAGAGGGCGGCACGCAGGCGGAGAACCTGGCGCTGCAGAACCTGCAAGCGCGCAACCGCATGGTAGTGCAGTACACCCTCGCTCAGTTAGTGACTACGGCCAGAAAACTGCCCCGAGCTGGCTCGGCTTTGTTGGTGCTCACCAGCGGCAACGTGGTAAGtagtcggccatgtcgcgccCCAACCGAATTTCGACAGCTGACATGGAGCAGGACGAGAACCTGCGCGGCTACTACACAAAATACGATGCCTCGTCGGGAGACATTGCCCCGTTGGGAAGTATATCCAAGAATGACGCGAAACGTTTTCAGGCGTAGGTTTCGATGTGACACGATTAAGATGAGCGAGAGCGGATCTGACAGATGCAGGTGGGCGCGTGAGAATTGGGACCTTCCCATCATGACGGTATGGCGAACCAGGCGCGGCGAATGGCCAAAAACTGACGAGCACAGGAATTCATCGAAgcaacgccgacggcggaaTTGTTGCCACTATCAGCTGGTGTGCAGGATGATGAGTCTGAAAATGAGTGCGTATCTGCCCTTGCGTGCATTGAGTCTATCTGACATGGATACCATACAGGATGGGCCTCACATACGACGAGCTCTCCATGTTTGGCATCCTACGCAAGGTGGACAAGCTCGGGCCGTGGTCGTGCTACCTCCGCCTTCTGGGCGTCTGGAAAGACAAGGAGGGGATGACGCCCAAGAAGATTGCCGAAAAGGTTATGCGCTTTTTCAGAAACTATGCCATCAACCGACACAAGGCAACCATCATCACCCCGTCGATCCATTTGTCTGCCTACAGTGCGTTGCCGTGTCTCCCCGTGCCCTTGCGTCACTGACATCCAATGCAGACCCTGACGATAATCGAGCGGATGAGCGGCCATTCCTGTACGTTGTGAATTGGCCGTGGCAATTCAACAAGATTCGCGACCACGCAGAAGAGCTGGAGCGCCGGCTGAGCAAGGTGGCGCATAACGTATGAGGGGCATTGCGACCGTATCTAGACTCCGAATAGACTGGACGAGTAGACGTCGAATGTCTACTTTCCCCCCTGAATTATGCAGCCAACGTTCGATTCCGGGGAGCAATCTCGACCACAGGGCCGAACTCTGACCATGTTTAGTTCAGTGTCATGTCCTTGCGAAAAGTGTCCGCCCCCACCACCAATTGActtgccgctgacgccgtTCACAACCAACAGCAGGTGGTCAGCCCAAAAAGGAAGGCCCCAAGCAAATGGCCCAGTCAATTGGCCAATCTACAGCGAGCGTGAGGCGGAATCGAACATCGCATGCCGCGGCAGCACGGCACGGTTTAAGCATGGCGAGCTGCACTGATTGCAGCTCGCGAATCGTCGCGACCACGGTGCTCTTTCAAACTCACCGCATCACTCAAAACCGCATCGCGCTCGCCCAGCATGGATGGCTGCGAGAGTGCATTTGGCCCCGCGGCAGGGCCTTGCGGTGGGCGTTTTGACTTGACGCTGTTATTCGAACAGTACTTCCTGTCCATCGTACCGTCAGCCTTGCTTCTCGTCGCAATTCCCCCACGACTGGTGTCTTTGTCGAGGCAGGGAACCAAAGTTCATCAATCGTCCATAGCAGTGGTGAAACTCGTATGGCGGACCGCGTCGTTTGTCCTATGGTCAATACTGACGAGTACAGGCCTTTTGCATACTGCTCGGAGCTCTTCAGCTCGCGCTCGCAGTCCTTTGGGCGAGACGCTCGAATGAATGGTCCCCTGTGCAACGCGCTGCCACGGCTGCGTCGGGCATCGGTGTCATTGCGGCTCTCGCGCTCGCTGCTCTCAGCTACAACGATCATGGCCGGTCCGTCCGACCCTCGTCACTCATCTGTCTCTACCTCGTAGTCGCAATTGCTTTCGACGCGATGCAATGCCGCACCCTGTGGCTTCTGGGCGATGACGTCCGCAACGCGGCGCACGTCTTCACCGCTGTAACAGCTTGCAAGGTCGTGATGCTCTTCCTTGAAACGCGCACCAAACGCAGGGCCCTCTTGCTGAAGTGGCAGCATGTCGGACCAGAGGCCACGAGCGGCATCATCAATCGTCTATTCTTTTGGTGGCTAAATCGCCTCATGATGAGTGGCTTCAATGGAAACCTCTCCACTTCGTCGCTCTACGACCTAGACGATGAGCTGCTTTCAGAGCCACTCCTGGATAGGCTGCGCTTGTATTGGCGCATCAACAAGGCGAGGGCTGATAGTAAATATCCCCTGGTCTGGGCATTGCTGCAGGCCGTCCGCGGCGGATTGCTAGTATGCATCGTCCCCCGACTGTGCTATTCGGCACTGAAGCTCTCGGAGCCATTTCTGCTTCTCCGTGTGGTGCAGTACATGGATGACGCTCGACAAGAGCAGCGAGAGACAGGATATGCTTTAATTGTCGCCACCGGCCTGGTGTACGCCGGCCGTGCTGTATGCCCTGTCTCCTTTTTCCAAACGTCCAATACCGTACTGACGGCATGTGCCAGTTTGCCAGTAACTTTTACGACTACAAACAGCGCAGATACATGACTATGATTCGCGGCGCTCTGTCTGCTCTCGTCATGCACGAAACGGCAGACTTgcacaacgccgccgcgggatcGGCCACCGTAACCCTTATAACGTCCGACGTGACGCGCGTTGCGGACAGCTTCGACGCCCTGCACGAGATTTGGGCCAGCATTTTGGAACTCTTCTTTGCCATTTGGCTACTCCAGCGACAGCTAGGTCTCGGAAGCATCGGCCCTCTCATTGTCGTCGCAGGTGCGTATCCCTCCGCTCTGATCTGCGCAGCGCGTGTTCCAACCATGTACTCTCGCAATAGTGTCGTATGTCCTAATGAAGATGCTGTCCGCCCGCATGCCTCCTGCTCAAAAGACGTTGAGTGGGGCCATTGAGAAGCGGGTTTCGACAACTTCGTCTATTTTGGCATCCATGAAGGAGGTCAAGATGCTCGGGCTCGTGGCATTGTGGCTCGACAAGATCCAGGGCCTCATGGTTCGCGAACTTGCGTATTCATCCAGGATGCGCACACTCGTCGCCTATATGAATGTGTTTGGTAAAAAAtccctcgtcgacatccATGGACTGATTTGCTGATATACTGCGTCAGCCAACATCCCTTCCTACCTTGCGCCAATGTCGGCgttcggcatcgccatcttcgCGTCCGGTCTCGGGGCGTCGGAGCTTTCAGTGGGCAAGATCTTCACCTCACTTGCCATCATTGGCCTCATCTCGGGTCCTTTGGCCCAGCTTCTCTACACTGTGCCTAGTGTAGTTCGTTCTCTTGCAAGTTTCGACAGATTACAAGAGTTCCTAGACAAGGTCGCCGAGTCGAGGTCACTTCGAGACGAACCACGCGATGGCAGCGATAATGAAGCTGCGCCGTACAAGGACGACCTCGATTTCCCAGCGGAAGTGTCGATTGCGGTCGAGCACGCAAGCTTCCGGTATAACGTAGGAGACGATCCAATTCTTCGAGACATCAACGTCCGCGTCCCAAGGGCCTCATTCGCGCTTGTGGTCGGCAAGGTCGGCACAGGCAAGTCGACGCTGATGAACGCGCTTCTGGGCGAGTTGAACACCAGCGGCAGTGTCTACATCGACCGCAACGCCCAAGGCATCGCATACTGCGCGCAAACGCCGTGGCTTGTCAATGCCACGATCCAGCAGAACATCGTTGCGCAGTCGAGTATGGATCAAGACTGGTACGACACCGTGGTTCGCGCGTGTGCTCTCGACGTGGACTTTGCTAGTCTACCACGCGGAGACCGGTCTCTGGTCGGGACAAAGGGCATCTCtctcagcggcggccagaaGCACCGAGTGGTACGTTTCTTTACGCGCCTACGCCAGTACGCAGGCATTGCGTCTGGATGCTGACGACTCGGAACAGGCTCTAGCGCGTGCCGTATACGCCAAGAAGAGTATTCTGTTCATAGATGACGTACTCAGCGGCCTCGATTGGGCGACCCAAGCTCATGTCTGGACCCAAGTGTTTGGTCCTCAGGGGCTTCTTCGGCGAAGCCAATCCACCGTCGTCTTGGCTACGCACTTTGGTAGGTCCAAATATACACATGGTGCAATCCAGCCTTGCTAAATGCCCTCCAGTCAAGAAGATACAAGATGCCGACGCTGTTatcctcctcgaggacggtACGATTGCTCTACAGGAGTCGCCCGAAGCCATTAGTACCATGGAGCAATTCACCAGGCTTCTATCCGAGAGCAACAACCAGTCTTTGTCCGACACCTCATCTAGCAACACGGATGAAGATATTGACGCGACACCAAAAGTCGCGACAGAGGGAAAGGCCGCCAAGTCTGTGACAGTTCAATCAGATGACGAGGACCCAGATCTTGCAGTACGAAAGGTTAGCGACTCGGCCTTGTATGCATACTATTTCGAGCATATCGGTTGGGCGTACGGCCTGTCGTGTTTCTTATCCGGATTCATATCTCCATGCACCAGCCTGGCTGCAAGTAAGGCAACTCAGTTTACCAAGGTCAGATATGATGCGAGACATGATGGCTGACGTGGAACGCATAGGCATATGGATGAAGACCTGGGCCGAAGCAAACGAGAGCCAACGCCATGTCAGCACTGGGTTTTACTTTGGGGTCTACGCTGGGCTTGAGGTGTTCAATAGCGTGATGATTGGCTTCGATATTTGGTAGGACACGGACCGTGTCCTTACTTCTTCATTGCGCCGGTACTAACTGGGAGGCTCAGGTATCTTCTCGCAGTAGTGACTATCAGAGCTACACGAGGAGTTCATCTAGACCTTCTCCAGACTGTCATGGGGTGAGCGACTCCTTGTCATTGTTGTGACGCTTGAACTCAAAACAGACGCTAGGGCGCCTCTTTCGTTCTTCGCCGGCACCGATACGGGCGATGTCCTAAACCGGTTCGTGACGTCCATTCAGAGCGCTCCCAGGCGAGCCTGACCGGTCATAGATTTAGCAAGGACATCTCGTTTGTAAATATGAACATGCCCACGGCGCTGCTGACAACTTGGTTCGGTGCGTCGTCCTGGGCGTCGCCTCACGATGGTGTGTTGAAGCTGACCCTCCAGGCCTCCGTACTGTCGTCATGAACTCCATTCTCGTCCTCCCGGGGTCCAGTTACCTCTCTATCGCAATCCCGTTTACTGTCATATTCGTGTACGTTTTGCAGAAATTTTATGTCCGCACGTCGCGCCAGCTTCGCCACCACGAGCTccagtcgtcggcgccgctcaACACGCACCTCTTGGAAACGATCGATGGGCTGGCCACCATACGCGCATTTGGCTGGCGTGCTGCCTACCGCAAATCGGCACTCGCATTGCTCGACGACTCTCAGAAGCCGCACTACTTGCTCTTCTGCATTCAGCGGTGGCTCAACCTCGTACTGGACCTATATGTCGCTGGTCTTGCGGTGTTCCTCGTAGCGCTGGGGGTGCTGGTACCGGGATCCAGTACGAAaggcgccatggccctggCGCTCCTCAACGTCCTGGGCCTGGGAAGCTCCTTGGCAAACCTGGTCGGTTCCTGGACGTCGCTGGAGACGTCTCTGGGCGCTCTCGCACGCATCAGGGACTTTGAGAACGAGACGCCGCAGGAAATTGCGCCTGCGAAGCCAGAGGAGAAGGGCGACTCGGACTGGCCGTCTCGAGGAGAGATCGAGTTCCGCGAGACGACCGCGTCGTACGATACCAGCGGCGATTCTCTGCTCGCGATAGATCATGTATCGCTGAAGATCAAGCCGGGCGAGAAAGTCGCTATCTGCGGCAGGACCGGCAGTGGTAAATCGTCTTTGCTGCTGACGCTCTTTCGCCTGCTCGAACTCGACTCGGGGTCCATCACCATTGACGGGCTGGACGTGGCGCACATTCCACAGAACAAGGTCCGGCGGAGCCTCATTTCGGTGCCCCAAGAACCGACGCTCTTCCCGGGGACCATCCGCTCCAATCTCTGGCTTGCTCACGACGACAACGaaagcgacagcgacagcgtGGCGCCCTCGGACGATGAGCTCCGCAACGCCCTAGAGCGGGTCGAGCTCTGGGAGGCCATAGCCTCGCAGGTCGAGGGCCTGAACACGGACGTCTCGACGGTGTCGCTCTCGCAGGGCCAGAAGCAGCTCCTGTGCCTGTGTCGGGCGGTGCTCCGCCGGGACACGAgcgcggtgctggtgctggacgaggcgatgAGCGCGGTGGACGGGCACACAGAGCAGGTCATGGTACGGGTGCTGGAGGGCGCGTTCGCGCGGCATACGGTCGTGTCGGTGGCACACAGGCTCAACACGGTGCGCAAGTTTGACAGGGTCGTCGTGCTGGAGGCGgggagggtggtggaggtTGGGGAGCCGGAGCGGTTGCTGGATATTCCAGACGGGAGGTTGCGGGCTCTTTGGGACAGCCAGAACTGAAGGGCTGCGTCGTACGCGCCGCTTTCCAAGGAGCCAGCCTTGCACGACGGGCACGCCCGACCGGTTTGGAGGTTTAGCTTAGGAACGATGGTCTTTACTAGTATGGCTGCCACGAGGAGATAACAAagcccatcaccatcgcATAGAGCGCCTGTGACGCTTGAATAAAGGtagtgccgccgccgccgccgccaataCGGTGTCCCGGTGGCCCAATGTTTCCTTGCTGCGCCGACCGACGAAGTGGCAGACCGGACAAACTGACAAACACTTGGCAGGTACGTTAGTATCCAAAAAGTCGACCGTGGACGATGCAACGCGTCGAACAAAGTGTCAAGGCCAATTCCTTCATCCCACGCAACGGGCAGTACTAGTAAAACTAACCATGTAAGTTAGTAGCTCGCCTGAGCATACAAGTCACGCCTGATACATACACCCTCTGTATCTCGATCATCCTttagagagagagagagaaaagcAAGATGGCCGCCCATCGACATGCTGCGAACCGACAACGGAAACCGAGtcgcatggcatggcatggcatcatCAATGGCACCCAAGTGCCGAACCTACGTATGTAAACGCTGCGCCATCCCGCGCGGGCCGGGAAGCTTAGAATTCCTTAGACCACGGTGACAGACAGTGCAAGGGActagtaacgttagtaagTGGAAAGGGTTCCGCAATGCTGCTACAATACGCTTCTCCACGCGTATGTATGTACCGAGACTTGCGAGAGCCAGcattgcttgcttgctgctagtagtactagtagtactagtaatagtagtagtacgaGGCTAACTTGATGAACATATTAGTTCACGTCAGTCGCCATGGACGGCTGGCAAAACATGGGGAGAGAGCATGTCGTGGTGGCTGGACGAAGAGGCGTATCGCGGCGAGGCTCGACTGTCATGGTCAGGACTCAGGAGGTCCAGTAACCAGCGCGCACAAATCGTTCTACCAGAGAGACTCTCAGCAACGGCCTCTGCTGCGATCGATACAAGGCTGTCGCAGATTGCTGGTTCGTCGTACGTAGTTTGCTTGTACTACTACTCGGCCGAGTCTCGCTCTTAGTCGTGTCACCCAAGCGGCTTTTCCTCTTCCACGCGCATTCCAAAGCACATCCGCCCGAGCCTCGCTAGCCGTCCTTACATGCGACCCAAGGTCGGCTAACCAGCCGCTTCACCTTTGAAGAGAGGGGAGCTCGAAATTCCAGCAAGGCGCTCCATGTCGCTTCTTAACAAATGTCAGAAGCCGGCTACCTCGACGCTTGCTGCACGCTTGTCCGCACCTTTGACGAATCAAGGCTTCTGGCTTCAACTCTAGCGAGAAATGCGAGACAACAACTTCTACGGGGCAATGGACGTTTAAACCGTCCTGGTGCGCTGGaccttttttcttttctttcttaGCGGATACGCTACGGAGTGACGGTGCATTAGACCCGCGTTTACATGGTATTTTGGCATTTCACCATAGAGTCTTAACGCGTTGATCCCAAGGCGAGATACTACTAGCCCAGCCACCCGTGTGCTCGCTCCTCCGCACGGTAGGGCAGTGCTTGTAAGGCGGGACGCTCtttgctgctggtgatgctTTGTTATGATGAGCTGCTACATGATGAATAAAAGGAAAATGTTATGATAATaaagggcgggcgggcggacgctCTGCACGGGTCGGACGCCGTATCCTCCGTTCGTGATTCCTCCCGCGTCGTATCCTCTTCCTTTTCGCTGTCCTGGCAGGGTTGCCGCTCGCTCTTTTTGCCGAACGAAGGAAAGCCTCAAAAtgagagcagcagcagcggcaaggtTGTATTCtgtcgtggccgtggccgtggctgggctgctTGGCTCTGTCAGCGGCCACGAGCagcaccacggccatggcggaggAAGCTGCGAGGACGTTCCCGTTATTGAGTATCAGCCAGCTGCTGTCGTTTGCTCCGGCAGTACGACGGCGAGTACGATGATCCGGTAGGTGCACAtgctcctcccctcccttcctcgacgacagcagcagcagcaaccttTAATGGCACTTGaaccgtcgtcgacccaggCCATTCACTTGCTCGCTTTCAATCACTCTCATTCAACCTCTCAAGGCTAACGAAAAGGGGCGTTCCTACAGGACATACAATACCTGCGCCCCAACATCCTGTGTCGTGACTGTATCGGACACCTTTCCCGTCACGGCAGCCAACATCACGACCAAAACCGTCGTAGGAGCATGCGAGGGCACGTCGACCCTGCCGGTCGATCCGGAAGGGGACACGACTGTCATTGTCACGAAGACGCCCACGGGATGCGTCACtacgacaacgacgacgacggggccgaaGGCGGGGACTAGGACGCTATGGCCGAGTTCGCATGGCGGCACGATGACGGTCATCGTcaccaagacgacgaagacgcacAGCAAGCCGGTGCCTGAGTCGACTACGTGCACGGAGACCGATACTGGGCGAATGAGCCGCACCACGGAGGCGTCTACAGCGCCGACCGCTGGCTCGTCGTCAGGTAGCAAGTCTACTTCCTCCGCTGCGTCGTCGGATACGTCAacaaggacgacgtcgaACACGGGCACAGGTAGCTCCACGTCTGCGGGCTCCTCCACGACGGCTACGTCCACGAATACGTCGACGTCAGGGTTAGCTACAACTACACCGACcacaacgacaacgacggcaacCACCAGTAACACGGAGTCATCCACGACATCGTCTAGCACGTCTACTTCAATCACCACGCAAACGGCGACTACGTCAAGTACGTCCGCGACGACCACTACGCAGACCAcaccgacgacaacaacaacgtcATCGTCCACCTCATCTACATCCACTACGGCGACCACACCGACAACATCGTCATCAACTACCTCCACCTCAACTACAACAGAGACCACACCTACCACATCATCCTCAAGCACCTCAACAACTACCACTTCCACAACAAGCACAACCTCAACCACCgacaccagcaccaccacgcccaccaccagtCCCACGACAACCTCATCCTCCACAACCTCATCcacatccaccaccaccacatcctCCACCTCCCCCACGCAAACATGTCCCGACCTCGAAAACGGCAACTTCGGCGACACCACTGGCACCCTCGCCCCGTGGTACATCTCGGACCAGATGACGGCCGACTCCtcaggcgtcgtcgccgagggccccaacggccgcagcggcagctccttCGCCCTCATCCCCTCGCAGACGGACCGCGCCCAGGTCTACCTCAACCAGCAGATCCCCCGCTGCGGCGACcccccgcccgtcgtcaccctCACCATCCGCTTCGACTACCAGTTCACCGGCGACTCCGAGGGCTgcagcatcggcgccgccgtcaaccGCGACCCCAACaacctcgtcaccgtcaccgacgaGGGCGTTACCCCCGGCGAGTGGCAGCATTACGAGGGGCAGCCCATCATGGTCCAGTTGACGTATGATTCCCTCTTCACGCTGAAGCTCATGTGCGACTCGGATACGCCAAACATGCCGGGCATTCTCATCACCGACATCACAATCTATTAAGTCCGTTTCGCGCCGTTTGATGATTCATGATTCCCCCTTTTTAGAGGTCCATAAGTCAGTTCAGTTCATTCCCAGGTACATGATGGAAGACAACTTGAATTGTAAACTTCGTTTTCTTTTCCGTTTAATTTTCTTTCAGCGGACCAAGTTGAAGTATTGTATGTCAGTGTATTTAATAACAAAACGTAGTACCAGTCGCGCCAGCTGCTAAACGCTAAAGGTCAATCGCACGCACAGTAAAGCTATACCTCCAACGTCTCACCAGGGACTCTGGCTTCCAATATTCATCTCCATCCGCTGCACTCCAGACCTAGGTATCTTGCATGCCTGATCCAGCTCCGCGTCCACATCCCAGACCTGTAACAAGTCGTCCATCTCGCATAGCAGATCCTCTACAACATCCATCGGTTCTTGGGACTCTCTTGCAACTCGTTCTTGCCGTTCTCGCACCACATCCGTTTCAAGTTCGAGGGCAGCTCCGCCCAACTGCTCAGTAGCCACGGCATCGTCCGCCGCCAAAAATTGCGCGGCCATGCCTTGCATGCCTGGACTCTGAGCAGCCTGTTGGGATGCCGTTGGGATGAGCTTCTGACGTAGTCCATCGGTGCGACTTGCCACGGCCGCGAAATGCTTTCTAAACTTGTCGCTTTCTGATGTGGGGAGGTTGCCAATGGGCGTGGCCGggggaggcgacgccgcgcgtCCCCGTTGTTCAAAACTCGATTGACCACATGAGTCTTGCAAGCCTCTGACCTGCTCTTGCCCAGCGCCATGATCTGGTAGTCGCCATGACACGCGCCGGCTAGCACGTGGCACGCTACCATGGATTTTCAGCGCCGAAGCCATTCGATATCCTTCTATACTCTGCCCAATATGGCCGGTGCGGGGACGAGTTCGTGCTGGTGAGGGCGTCATGAATGAAGCAAATGATTTGACAGTAAATTGCGGCTCCGGTGTCGACAGTCGCACGGCTGGCTGCGATGCAGGTGTCTTGATGCTACCTTGAGACACAAGACAATTGCTTGagacgttgccgccgtaCGCCAAGGTATCGCCAATACCACCAGCCCATGGGCTTTGTGCGTCTGCGGGTATAACAAGCTGGCTCTCACCCGAGTTTAGGCACTTCTCATCAGAGAATCGGCCGGTGCTCTCACCGTGATTGCCAGTTGAAATGTCTTTCGAGCGCCCGAAGAGCTGCGTCTTGTCCCATGGAGTCTGTTGTGATTCTGTTATCACGGCGCCTGTGGCTTTTTCTGGCGTGACTGCTGTTTCTTCTTGTTGATAAGTGGAGTTGTCAATATTCGCAATCATCGGGACAGCGGCCTCACTTTCCGGTCGCGACGCATCAATATGCTCCTGGTGGG from Purpureocillium takamizusanense chromosome 12, complete sequence harbors:
- the QNS1 gene encoding NAD(+) synthase (glutamine-hydrolyzing) (COG:H~BUSCO:EOG092610LP~EggNog:ENOG503NUGS), coding for MSFITVAAATLPSVPLDFQGNRDRIIESIRLAKAKGATLRTGPELEIPGYSCLDHHLEGDTVIHSWEVLADIISDEACKGMLIDVGMGCRHRNILYNCRVLCTYKRILFIRPKMSLANDGLYRETRHFTAWPKKMQTETYYLESVIGNITGQRSVPIGDAILSTLDTAIGCETCEEMFTPSNPSTYMSLNGCEIILNSSASHAELRKLKTRIDLIANSTRKTGGCYVYANAIGVDGEARMMFDGSSMVLLNGKVMEQGPQFSLQPVHVLTATIDIEEIRSFRCSISRNVQGAAQPDYPRVELDMRLSRPADQVFLSDTIQISRPIEPRILDPMAEIWLSTAVYLWQYLTRTNSAGFFLSLSGGLDSSTVALFVHGMARLVISSIEAGEETTLADLRRVTGVKDLTPKSPDEIVNRLLTTCYTGTVNSSEETQSRARRLAEKLGAWHLDIPIDPAIEAHKSLVKTALNFTPSYSVEGGTQAENLALQNLQARNRMVVQYTLAQLVTTARKLPRAGSALLVLTSGNVDENLRGYYTKYDASSGDIAPLGSISKNDAKRFQAWARENWDLPIMTEFIEATPTAELLPLSAGVQDDESENEMGLTYDELSMFGILRKVDKLGPWSCYLRLLGVWKDKEGMTPKKIAEKVMRFFRNYAINRHKATIITPSIHLSAYNPDDNRADERPFLYVVNWPWQFNKIRDHAEELERRLSKVAHNV
- the QNS1 gene encoding NAD(+) synthase (glutamine-hydrolyzing) (COG:H~BUSCO:EOG092610LP~EggNog:ENOG503NUGS); this encodes MLIDVGMGCRHRNILYNCRVLCTYKRILFIRPKMSLANDGLYRETRHFTAWPKKMQTETYYLESVIGNITGQRSVPIGDAILSTLDTAIGCETCEEMFTPSNPSTYMSLNGCEIILNSSASHAELRKLKTRIDLIANSTRKTGGCYVYANAIGVDGEARMMFDGSSMVLLNGKVMEQGPQFSLQPVHVLTATIDIEEIRSFRCSISRNVQGAAQPDYPRVELDMRLSRPADQVFLSDTIQISRPIEPRILDPMAEIWLSTAVYLWQYLTRTNSAGFFLSLSGGLDSSTVALFVHGMARLVISSIEAGEETTLADLRRVTGVKDLTPKSPDEIVNRLLTTCYTGTVNSSEETQSRARRLAEKLGAWHLDIPIDPAIEAHKSLVKTALNFTPSYSVEGGTQAENLALQNLQARNRMVVQYTLAQLVTTARKLPRAGSALLVLTSGNVDENLRGYYTKYDASSGDIAPLGSISKNDAKRFQAWARENWDLPIMTEFIEATPTAELLPLSAGVQDDESENEMGLTYDELSMFGILRKVDKLGPWSCYLRLLGVWKDKEGMTPKKIAEKVMRFFRNYAINRHKATIITPSIHLSAYNPDDNRADERPFLYVVNWPWQFNKIRDHAEELERRLSKVAHNV
- a CDS encoding uncharacterized protein (COG:Q~TransMembrane:13 (o16-33i116-141o168-188i240-258o264-283i351-372o384-405i750-773o793-815i868-886o892-912i979-1001o1007-1026i)~EggNog:ENOG503NVC0), giving the protein MQCRTLWLLGDDVRNAAHVFTAVTACKVVMLFLETRTKRRALLLKWQHVGPEATSGIINRLFFWWLNRLMMSGFNGNLSTSSLYDLDDELLSEPLLDRLRLYWRINKARADSKYPLVWALLQAVRGGLLVCIVPRLCYSALKLSEPFLLLRVVQYMDDARQEQRETGYALIVATGLVYAGRAFASNFYDYKQRRYMTMIRGALSALVMHETADLHNAAAGSATVTLITSDVTRVADSFDALHEIWASILELFFAIWLLQRQLGLGSIGPLIVVAVSYVLMKMLSARMPPAQKTLSGAIEKRVSTTSSILASMKEVKMLGLVALWLDKIQGLMVRELAYSSRMRTLVAYMNVFANIPSYLAPMSAFGIAIFASGLGASELSVGKIFTSLAIIGLISGPLAQLLYTVPSVVRSLASFDRLQEFLDKVAESRSLRDEPRDGSDNEAAPYKDDLDFPAEVSIAVEHASFRYNVGDDPILRDINVRVPRASFALVVGKVGTGKSTLMNALLGELNTSGSVYIDRNAQGIAYCAQTPWLVNATIQQNIVAQSSMDQDWYDTVVRACALDVDFASLPRGDRSLVGTKGISLSGGQKHRVALARAVYAKKSILFIDDVLSGLDWATQAHVWTQVFGPQGLLRRSQSTVVLATHFVKKIQDADAVILLEDGTIALQESPEAISTMEQFTRLLSESNNQSLSDTSSSNTDEDIDATPKVATEGKAAKSVTVQSDDEDPDLAVRKVSDSALYAYYFEHIGWAYGLSCFLSGFISPCTSLAASIWMKTWAEANESQRHVSTGFYFGVYAGLEVFNSVMIGFDIWYLLAVVTIRATRGVHLDLLQTVMGAPLSFFAGTDTGDVLNRFSKDISFVNMNMPTALLTTWFGLRTVVMNSILVLPGSSYLSIAIPFTVIFVYVLQKFYVRTSRQLRHHELQSSAPLNTHLLETIDGLATIRAFGWRAAYRKSALALLDDSQKPHYLLFCIQRWLNLVLDLYVAGLAVFLVALGVLVPGSSTKGAMALALLNVLGLGSSLANLVGSWTSLETSLGALARIRDFENETPQEIAPAKPEEKGDSDWPSRGEIEFRETTASYDTSGDSLLAIDHVSLKIKPGEKVAICGRTGSGKSSLLLTLFRLLELDSGSITIDGLDVAHIPQNKVRRSLISVPQEPTLFPGTIRSNLWLAHDDNESDSDSVAPSDDELRNALERVELWEAIASQVEGLNTDVSTVSLSQGQKQLLCLCRAVLRRDTSAVLVLDEAMSAVDGHTEQVMVRVLEGAFARHTVVSVAHRLNTVRKFDRVVVLEAGRVVEVGEPERLLDIPDGRLRALWDSQN